A window of the Candidatus Poribacteria bacterium genome harbors these coding sequences:
- a CDS encoding DUF2961 domain-containing protein translates to GHYIGCNLSITNFQGTWWGEGDDMIWVDGYKWPPDLHGTGSEDYLNQAWGMQPNAFPHNGSSIYEPDTDGYQTSYVFHLENPVRFEKEIRATIEHGHGNHLCNETSSVAYWYQLEPHKPFGILPVQQRKPVLRGEDGGWLINETVQTQQAEPTLNDEMKQLKAQWAEKHKAEP, encoded by the coding sequence GGACACTACATCGGCTGTAATCTCTCCATTACCAATTTTCAAGGCACGTGGTGGGGTGAAGGAGACGACATGATTTGGGTCGATGGTTATAAGTGGCCTCCCGATCTTCACGGCACAGGCTCAGAGGATTATCTCAACCAGGCGTGGGGCATGCAGCCCAACGCATTCCCACACAACGGTTCGTCAATCTATGAGCCGGACACTGATGGCTATCAAACCTCGTATGTGTTTCATCTCGAAAATCCAGTTCGATTTGAGAAGGAAATTCGCGCTACCATTGAGCACGGACACGGGAACCACCTCTGTAATGAAACATCTTCAGTTGCCTATTGGTATCAACTCGAACCGCATAAACCCTTCGGTATCCTACCGGTCCAGCAACGAAAGCCGGTTCTCAGGGGTGAAGATGGAGGATGGCTTATCAATGAAACGGTACAAACGCAACAAGCGGAACCGACGTTAAACGATGAAATGAAACAGTTGAAGGCGCAATGGGCGGAGAAGCATAAAGCTGAACCGTAA